TTGATCACCAACTGTCGATAATGGGATTCAAGAATGGATATGCCCCCTTCATGATTGAAGATGTGCAACCACTTCAGCATCGAATCATCCGCCAGATCAAGGCACGCACAAAAATGCTCACGAAATGCAGTCCCTCGCGCCAATTCTTCGGCTGCCTGCTCTAAATAGGAGTAGTAATCGTCAATATAATCCAATGCCACTGCCATATTTTCATCCGAGCAGCTATCCAGTGCACCCTGTGTACAATAACTCATCAGAAAAGACCGTAAGTCAAAAATCGCAATCAAGTCCGTACGCCCGAATTCCCGCACAAAACTTCCCACACGGGGAACTTTTATCAGCACCCCAACAGCGATCAGCTCTGCAAAAGCTTCCCTCACAGGAACGATACTGATGTTTAAATCTTTCGATATCCTGTTTTCTGAGATCTGCATCCCCGGATCCATCGCACCGCTCAGCAACAGCTCTCTTATTCGTTTTACAACCAGATCTTTACTGATCTCCATACCGGAAAAGGCCATCCTGTTCAGAGATTGATCCAGCTTGATCTTCCCTGCCTTTTTTTTCCGGGGCCCCGCTCCTTCGTCATTATTTTTCATAGCTAAAATGTGTACCTCACTCCTAATTCCAATCGAATATCACTATGCGAAATATCACCCGCATCCGCATAGATGGAATCCGATGCATAATCCGCCTTCCCTGCCAGTTCCATACCTACGGACTGCGACGGGAATACCAAAATACCTATTTTTACTCCTGCAATAACCGCCATGCCGTCATTCCCGTATGTATCATACGTCCCGACATCCAAGTGAACACCCGTGGTAGGATAAAAGGGAACGCCCAGATCAAAGTCCCGCTCCAGGTAGATTCCTGTATGATATATTTTTTCATTATCGGAACTCACCACCCCAAATGAAGCCCCTGCCTGGACATAGTCTCTGATATATATCCCGTAACCGAGATCCAGAGTTGACGCAGTCCCGTCCGGCGTACTGAAGTCAATCCCTCCATCTAAACGCACAGCTTTCGCTCCCGCATACAAAGCCTGACCATGACTTGGCGCAACACACAAAAAACAAAAAATAAGTAACCCGCAATATGCCGTTGCTAAAATGCTTTTCAATTTCATCACCTCCATAGAGAGTCGCACATACATCACGCAACCAAACTAATACTCCTCTACGAATAATCAAGCACACTCATGGGTACAAATTCAAACCTGTCCAGCAGCTCCACTCAACCAGAAACATCTCTCAATGCGTAAACATCACCCCATCCACCTTTTATCTTCACCGCGCCATTCCTGCGCTTTGGTCCAAAATGATCCCGGTTTTCTTCAAATACTTTTTCCACAAAGGTGCGACCGCCAATCGCCCGTCCATCAGTAAAAAAGCGGCAGCGACACGTCAGACGCTCATACTCTGTCAATTCCAGCCTCTTGCCCAGTTTATCCCGCAGCACCTCGTGACGCGTGTCGTTCCACTCCGGATGACGACGTACTTCGTCATACATCAAAACACGGGTCAGATAACGATCTGATACGGCCTCCCACTCCTTAACATCCCCATCCAAATCCTGTACGATCCGCGTAATACCGTTACGCGCCGCCATCCCGCCCCCCATTGCTTCGCCAAAACCACCGAAGCGATAAAACTGCGGGTCTCCAACCATTCCTGCCCGCACCGGATTCATCTCAATATACGCTGCAACGGTACGCAACGGACGGCCAGGCTCCACCAGCACACTTTTAAACCGCGAATCCCACAACGCACCTTTGCGCTGGTTGCTGCGATTATACCAACGGGAAAACCGTTGCTTGAGCTGCTTCATAAATTCACTGATATCATGCATACGCCGAAGATATCGTTGTTTGTCCGCATCAACACTGGCCTTATCCCACACAGCCCAGCATTCATCGATTTCGTCCAGTCGTTCCCTGCTGTACAAAAAAGCCATGCGCCGCCATAATTCTTCGTCAGAAATAACGACTTTACAATCCGGTTCCTCCAACAGCAAATGCACATGATTTGTCATAATTGAAAAAGTTAGAACCCGAATCCCCGTAAAGCCTTCAATGCGCCGAATCAACTGACATATATATTCCTTTTCTGCATCACCCAGTAACATCTGCCGCCCGACAATGCGACTCATACAATGATAGTACGCCAATTCATCTCGTTTAAATCGTGTTTTCATGGGGTCATATTCACATGGCACAACATACAGCGTCAAGAATAAATATATAATTAGTCTGATTTATTATATACGAACAAACTAACGAAAAACGTTGAATACGACGGTATATTGCACTATACGTAGCGATTTATGACGGAACATGGCGCGTGTTTATCGCAACATGCGGGCTTCGAAAAAGTTCCAATGGTTGGAACTTTTTAAATTACTACTTCCAATGATTGGAACTTCTGCAAAGTAACGTTCCAATGATTGGAATTTTTTCAGGAGACACAAATCATGGCTTTTCGACTGGAAATGGGACTGAAGGACGGGGTTCCCGATGCGCGCGGCAACGCCGTGGCAGGGCGAATCAAGGGCATTCTCGATTTAAATGTGACGCGCTGTATCACTCGCGATGTGTATAAACTGGATGTGCAGCTAACGGATGCGGAACTGGATAAATTGCAACGAGTGATTATGGATCCGGTGATTTGCGTGGAGGCGCGCGGGCGAATGGCGGC
This sequence is a window from Spartobacteria bacterium. Protein-coding genes within it:
- a CDS encoding GntR family transcriptional regulator, which codes for MKNNDEGAGPRKKKAGKIKLDQSLNRMAFSGMEISKDLVVKRIRELLLSGAMDPGMQISENRISKDLNISIVPVREAFAELIAVGVLIKVPRVGSFVREFGRTDLIAIFDLRSFLMSYCTQGALDSCSDENMAVALDYIDDYYSYLEQAAEELARGTAFREHFCACLDLADDSMLKWLHIFNHEGGISILESHYRQLVIKYSLVSRYAMRYLSDEHLSRYMDCLILGGDAKQNIRTIAEQRARHEMGEYIVSYVARLKNTFLQAIDETQNHPFALAGAT